Proteins encoded in a region of the Inquilinus sp. KBS0705 genome:
- a CDS encoding NIPSNAP family containing protein, with translation MLFNKKLFRLAGLGLLLVFLLSAYNVKAAEGYYYQIKVYHLKDKAQEDVLDTYLKDAYVPALHKMGIKNVGVFKSIETDTAKRIYVFVPFKSLKDLNDLDLKLYNATATDANKAYIDANFKTPPYTRVETIVLSAFREMLAPAVPNLTADKAERIYELRSYESATEKYYYNKVKMFNDGDEVGLFKRLGFNAVFYASVIAGSHMPNLMYMTTFNNKADRDKHWEAFSADAYWKELSGKPEYQNNVSHADIIFLHPAAYSDF, from the coding sequence ATGCTATTTAATAAAAAGTTATTTCGCTTAGCCGGGCTGGGCCTGCTGCTTGTGTTTTTGTTATCTGCCTACAATGTTAAGGCTGCCGAAGGTTATTATTACCAAATAAAGGTATATCACCTTAAAGACAAAGCACAAGAGGATGTTTTAGACACTTATTTGAAAGATGCCTATGTGCCTGCTTTACATAAAATGGGTATTAAAAATGTGGGCGTATTTAAATCGATAGAAACAGATACGGCAAAACGTATTTATGTATTTGTTCCTTTTAAATCGTTAAAAGATCTGAACGACCTTGACCTTAAATTATATAATGCCACAGCAACCGATGCTAATAAGGCTTATATTGATGCTAACTTTAAAACCCCACCATATACAAGGGTAGAAACTATTGTTTTATCAGCATTTCGCGAGATGCTTGCCCCCGCCGTACCCAATTTAACTGCTGATAAAGCCGAGCGTATTTACGAACTGCGCAGCTACGAAAGCGCTACCGAAAAGTACTACTATAACAAAGTAAAAATGTTTAACGATGGTGACGAGGTTGGCCTGTTTAAACGCCTTGGCTTTAACGCGGTATTTTATGCCAGCGTAATTGCCGGTAGCCATATGCCAAACCTGATGTATATGACCACGTTTAATAACAAAGCTGACCGGGACAAACATTGGGAAGCTTTCTCTGCCGATGCGTACTGGAAAGAGTTATCGGGTAAGCCCGAGTACCAAAACAATGTATCGCATGCTGATATTATATTTTTGCACCCGGCAGCTTACTCAGATTTTTAA
- a CDS encoding NAD(P)/FAD-dependent oxidoreductase, which produces MKREKRDFDAIVVGSGPNGLAAAILMQQNGLSVLLLEAKSEIGGGLRSAELTLPGFTHDICSAIHPLALASPFFKTLPLAAHGLTYLQPEFAAAHPMDGGTAAILKQSIKDTAASLGDDGYAYHTLMQSVVNDWPQIDADVLGPLHIPKHPLALANFGLKAITPVTFLAKRFKTEPAKALLAGMAAHAMQPITNVATSAIALVLMAAGHLAGWPIPKGGSKSIANALAAHFIAIGGKIETDTYIRSLDQLPSAHAVLFDLSPRNLLQIAGHKFSSLYKWQLERYRYGMGVYKIDWALDAAIPFTAPNAKKAGTVHIGNTLNEIKVAEQQTWDGKHPDKPYVLLAQQSLYDATRAPAGKHTVWAYCHVPNGSTQNMTDAIEKQVERFAPGFRETILARHVMDSVQMEEYNPNYIGGDINGGVIDIGQLFTRPALRYSPYKTSAKGIYICSASTPPGGGVHGMCGYYAAKKALKDVFDISVDSLYRQKL; this is translated from the coding sequence ATGAAGCGTGAAAAGCGCGATTTTGATGCAATTGTAGTTGGTTCGGGCCCAAACGGCTTGGCGGCAGCTATATTAATGCAGCAAAATGGCCTTTCTGTGCTATTGCTGGAGGCTAAGAGCGAGATAGGCGGCGGGCTGCGTTCCGCAGAGCTAACCTTGCCAGGCTTTACACACGATATTTGTTCGGCCATACATCCTTTGGCTTTGGCTTCGCCATTTTTTAAAACATTGCCATTGGCTGCACATGGCCTTACCTATTTGCAACCCGAATTTGCAGCCGCGCACCCTATGGATGGCGGAACGGCAGCTATATTAAAACAAAGCATTAAAGATACCGCGGCCTCGTTAGGCGATGATGGGTACGCCTATCACACCCTTATGCAATCGGTAGTGAACGATTGGCCGCAGATAGATGCTGATGTGTTAGGTCCCCTGCATATTCCTAAACATCCGCTTGCATTAGCCAACTTTGGTTTAAAAGCTATAACGCCTGTTACTTTTTTAGCCAAACGCTTTAAAACCGAGCCGGCAAAAGCATTGCTTGCCGGTATGGCTGCACACGCCATGCAACCCATAACCAACGTAGCTACATCGGCTATTGCGCTGGTGCTGATGGCTGCCGGGCATTTAGCAGGCTGGCCAATACCAAAAGGCGGCTCAAAAAGCATTGCCAATGCACTGGCAGCGCATTTTATAGCAATAGGCGGCAAAATAGAAACAGATACCTATATCAGATCATTAGATCAGCTACCATCGGCACATGCTGTGCTGTTTGACCTGTCGCCGCGTAATTTGCTGCAAATTGCAGGTCATAAATTCTCATCGCTGTACAAGTGGCAACTGGAACGTTATCGATATGGGATGGGCGTTTATAAAATAGACTGGGCCTTAGATGCCGCCATTCCCTTTACGGCGCCTAATGCTAAAAAAGCAGGTACTGTACATATAGGCAATACGCTAAACGAAATTAAAGTAGCTGAACAACAAACCTGGGATGGAAAGCATCCCGATAAGCCATATGTATTACTGGCACAGCAAAGTTTATATGATGCTACCCGTGCACCGGCAGGCAAACATACTGTATGGGCATATTGCCATGTGCCAAATGGCTCTACCCAAAACATGACTGATGCCATCGAAAAGCAGGTAGAGCGATTTGCACCCGGTTTCCGCGAAACGATATTGGCCCGGCATGTAATGGATTCGGTACAGATGGAAGAGTATAACCCCAATTATATCGGCGGTGATATAAACGGCGGCGTAATAGATATTGGCCAATTGTTTACCCGGCCCGCGCTGCGGTACTCGCCATACAAAACATCTGCAAAAGGAATTTATATTTGCTCGGCATCTACACCGCCGGGGGGCGGTGTACATGGCATGTGCGGCTATTACGCCGCCAAAAAGGCGTTAAAAGATGTATTTGATATTTCGGTAGATAGTTTATACCGTCAAAAATTATAA
- a CDS encoding glucuronyl hydrolase, with protein MKFSNLLISVVFLMVTACQRGATQQPRLRTDTTLSAIVKQNFAFADDQYKVMGTHLQADQFPKAYYPQKNRFETSNSGWWCSGFYPGTLLYLYERSHDATLLAEANRIMGSLAKEQFNTGTHDLGFMMYCSFGNAYRLDPKPEYKQILLNSAKSLSTRFNPKVGCIKSWDSKPSDFLVIIDNMMNLELLFWATKVTGDSSYYKIAVTHANTTMLNHYRPDYSSYHVVNYNPETGAVQEKKTAQGYANESAWARGQAWGLYGFTVMYRETKDKKYLDQANHIARFLLDNANLPEDKIPYWDFNAPNIPNALRDASAGAIMASALLELSGYNSLKNAQDYFYTAQSILRSLSSPVYLSAKGANGGFLLQHSVGSLPGNSEVDVSLSYADYYFIEAMKRYEAYPAN; from the coding sequence ATGAAATTTAGCAACCTGTTAATTAGCGTAGTTTTTTTAATGGTAACAGCGTGCCAGCGCGGCGCTACGCAACAGCCGAGGTTAAGAACAGATACTACGCTTAGTGCTATTGTAAAGCAAAATTTTGCCTTTGCAGATGATCAGTACAAAGTGATGGGCACCCACCTGCAGGCTGATCAATTCCCCAAGGCCTACTATCCGCAAAAAAACAGGTTCGAAACCAGTAACTCGGGTTGGTGGTGCAGTGGCTTTTATCCGGGCACTTTATTGTATTTATACGAACGCTCGCACGATGCAACCCTGCTGGCCGAAGCCAACCGCATAATGGGTAGCCTGGCTAAAGAACAATTTAACACAGGCACCCACGATTTGGGATTTATGATGTATTGCAGCTTTGGAAATGCCTACAGGCTCGACCCAAAGCCGGAGTATAAACAAATATTACTCAACAGTGCCAAATCATTATCTACCCGCTTTAATCCAAAAGTGGGCTGTATAAAATCGTGGGATTCAAAGCCCTCCGATTTTTTGGTGATCATTGATAATATGATGAATCTTGAACTACTGTTTTGGGCCACCAAAGTAACCGGCGACAGTAGTTATTATAAAATAGCAGTAACCCATGCCAATACAACTATGCTTAATCACTATCGGCCTGATTACAGCTCGTATCACGTAGTTAATTACAATCCCGAAACTGGCGCTGTGCAAGAAAAGAAAACAGCTCAGGGCTACGCTAACGAGTCGGCATGGGCAAGGGGGCAGGCTTGGGGCCTGTATGGCTTTACCGTAATGTACCGCGAAACAAAGGATAAAAAATACCTGGATCAGGCAAATCACATCGCCAGGTTTCTTCTGGATAACGCAAACCTTCCCGAGGATAAGATACCTTACTGGGACTTCAATGCGCCAAATATCCCTAATGCTTTACGCGATGCCTCGGCAGGCGCCATAATGGCTTCGGCATTATTAGAACTTAGCGGCTATAACAGCCTTAAAAACGCACAGGATTACTTTTATACGGCTCAATCAATTTTAAGGTCATTATCCTCACCTGTTTACCTCAGCGCCAAGGGTGCTAATGGCGGGTTTTTATTGCAGCACAGCGTAGGTAGTTTACCGGGTAACTCCGAGGTGGATGTATCGCTAAGTTACGCCGATTATTACTTTATCGAGGCCATGAAAAGGTACGAGGCATACCCGGCTAATTAG
- a CDS encoding DUF386 domain-containing protein, whose product MKHLSAYKSLCLVIVFLIMNNLTNAQTSPTVWTQKTAEKWLKEGVWLNGLKLSVRQPLNVLEFAKQYHANKAVWDKAIDFLRDRNLEQIAPGKYVIDGDNAYAMITEAPGKLADTAKWEDHQTYIDIHYVIKGKELIGVEAIDKATIVKPYDAVKDLAIYDAKGKYYTATPGGFYIFFPPDVHRPNIRMGTSEAIIKKLVIKIKVASPN is encoded by the coding sequence ATGAAACATTTATCAGCATACAAAAGCCTGTGCTTAGTAATTGTGTTTTTAATAATGAACAACCTAACAAATGCACAAACTTCCCCAACCGTATGGACCCAAAAAACAGCCGAAAAATGGTTAAAAGAGGGTGTTTGGCTAAATGGTTTAAAGCTGAGCGTAAGGCAACCGCTTAATGTATTGGAGTTTGCCAAACAGTACCACGCCAACAAAGCGGTATGGGATAAAGCCATAGATTTTTTACGCGATCGCAACCTTGAACAAATAGCCCCCGGCAAATATGTGATAGACGGAGACAATGCTTACGCCATGATAACCGAAGCGCCCGGTAAGTTAGCGGATACCGCCAAATGGGAAGACCACCAAACTTATATAGACATACACTATGTGATAAAGGGCAAAGAGTTGATAGGTGTTGAGGCTATAGACAAAGCCACTATTGTTAAACCCTATGATGCTGTGAAAGATTTAGCTATATACGATGCCAAGGGAAAATATTACACTGCTACCCCCGGTGGCTTTTATATATTTTTCCCTCCAGATGTGCACCGCCCCAACATACGCATGGGTACAAGCGAAGCCATTATAAAAAAGCTGGTGATAAAGATAAAGGTAGCAAGCCCTAATTAG
- the kduI gene encoding 5-dehydro-4-deoxy-D-glucuronate isomerase, with the protein MRVLHSVHPDDFKNYQTAQIRERFLIDKQVVPNQLSLTYTHYDRMIVGAANPVDKKVQLGNYPSLRADYFLERREMGIINVAGNGEITVDGQVYPVNKLDCLYIGKGVKEVSFMSTDTANPAVFYILSAPAHAVYPTTLMTHADAVKVTTGNASTANLRTINKYIHLEGIKSCQLVMGLTILHEGSVWNTMPPHTHDRRMEAYFYFDLPAGQKIFHYMGEGQETRHVLLDNYDAIVSPPWSIHSGSGTASYSFIWGMAGENLDYTDMDALSINDIR; encoded by the coding sequence TTGAGAGTATTACATAGTGTACACCCCGACGATTTTAAAAATTACCAAACCGCCCAAATACGCGAGCGATTTTTAATTGATAAACAGGTAGTGCCTAATCAGCTTAGCCTTACGTATACCCATTACGACAGGATGATAGTTGGCGCGGCAAACCCCGTTGATAAAAAAGTACAATTGGGCAATTACCCCAGCCTGCGTGCCGATTACTTTTTAGAGCGGCGTGAAATGGGTATTATAAACGTTGCCGGCAATGGCGAAATAACTGTTGACGGACAAGTATATCCGGTAAATAAGTTGGACTGCCTATATATTGGCAAAGGTGTTAAAGAGGTTAGCTTTATGAGTACTGACACGGCGAACCCCGCTGTGTTTTATATACTATCGGCACCTGCGCACGCTGTTTACCCAACAACGTTAATGACACATGCAGATGCAGTAAAGGTAACCACAGGCAATGCAAGCACAGCCAACCTGCGCACCATTAACAAATACATACATTTAGAAGGTATAAAAAGTTGCCAACTGGTAATGGGCCTTACCATTTTGCATGAAGGCAGCGTATGGAACACCATGCCACCGCATACCCACGACAGGCGCATGGAGGCTTATTTTTATTTCGACCTGCCTGCAGGGCAAAAAATATTTCATTACATGGGCGAGGGGCAGGAAACAAGGCATGTTTTGTTAGATAACTACGATGCCATTGTATCGCCCCCATGGAGCATACACTCGGGCAGTGGTACGGCCAGCTACAGCTTTATATGGGGTATGGCCGGCGAAAATTTAGATTACACAGACATGGATGCCCTGAGCATCAACGACATTAGGTAA
- a CDS encoding SDR family oxidoreductase, whose translation MTAENSYSLAGKVIVVTGGTGILGNAFVNGIVEAGGTVGILGRNQQVAEERANAINKNGGKALALVADVMNEAELQAAKKQVLDTYGRLDGLVNAAGGNMPDGVLQPEEDVFSIKLEGMKKVADLNLWGTLIPTQIFGEAIAKTGKGSIVNISSMNSKSAVTKVLGYNMGKAAVDCYTQWFAVELANRYGDAIRMNALAPGFFLTEQNRNLLTKPEGGYTPRGEAVIRNTPFKRFGHPDELKGALVWLLSDASAFVTGSMICVDGGFSVFSGV comes from the coding sequence ATGACAGCAGAAAATTCATATTCATTAGCAGGTAAGGTAATAGTAGTAACCGGCGGTACAGGTATATTAGGGAACGCCTTTGTAAATGGCATTGTTGAAGCCGGGGGTACCGTAGGTATTTTGGGCCGTAACCAGCAAGTTGCCGAAGAACGCGCTAACGCGATAAACAAAAATGGCGGCAAAGCATTAGCTTTAGTAGCCGATGTAATGAACGAAGCCGAGCTGCAGGCTGCTAAAAAGCAGGTATTAGATACTTATGGCCGTTTGGATGGCCTGGTGAATGCTGCCGGTGGTAACATGCCCGATGGCGTTTTACAACCCGAAGAGGACGTTTTTAGCATTAAGCTGGAGGGCATGAAAAAAGTGGCTGACCTTAACCTTTGGGGCACATTGATACCTACCCAAATATTTGGAGAAGCTATTGCCAAAACAGGCAAGGGCAGTATTGTAAACATATCATCCATGAACTCTAAAAGCGCGGTAACCAAGGTGCTTGGGTATAATATGGGCAAGGCGGCGGTTGATTGTTATACCCAGTGGTTTGCTGTAGAACTTGCTAACCGCTATGGCGATGCGATACGCATGAATGCATTGGCGCCGGGCTTTTTCCTGACCGAGCAAAACCGCAACCTTTTAACCAAGCCCGAAGGCGGCTACACCCCGCGTGGCGAAGCAGTGATAAGGAACACCCCGTTTAAACGCTTTGGCCACCCCGATGAGTTAAAGGGCGCATTGGTATGGCTGTTGAGCGATGCCTCGGCATTTGTAACCGGCTCTATGATATGTGTGGATGGTGGGTTTTCGGTATTTAGCGGGGTATAA
- a CDS encoding DUF4350 domain-containing protein, producing MKRFGITIILATVYSFTANAQVVVTLDYYFNHEARKNTADQPERFHYLWEDKSNTGFSVFGDAFKNKGAVLSALDVAPTADKLKGTGIYIIVDPDTKKESPDPKYINQADVTEIAAWVKQGGVLLLMANDSANVELPHFNKLAAKFGMHFNNDMQNHVVDDMHFEDGAVVTTGNAVFASAQKIFMKDVCSITLSGNAKTALVNKAGATIIAIAKYGKGMVMAIGDPWLYNEYTNGRLPATFENDKAANDIAAYLIKQAK from the coding sequence ATGAAGCGCTTTGGCATCACCATTATTTTAGCTACTGTTTATAGCTTTACTGCAAATGCACAGGTGGTGGTTACGCTCGATTATTATTTTAATCACGAGGCGCGCAAAAACACTGCCGACCAGCCCGAGCGTTTCCATTATTTATGGGAAGATAAAAGCAATACAGGTTTTTCGGTTTTTGGCGATGCCTTTAAAAATAAGGGTGCGGTATTAAGCGCGCTGGATGTGGCACCCACGGCCGATAAGTTAAAGGGTACGGGCATATACATTATAGTTGACCCTGATACTAAAAAGGAAAGCCCCGATCCAAAATATATTAACCAGGCTGATGTAACCGAAATTGCCGCCTGGGTAAAGCAGGGTGGTGTATTGCTGCTAATGGCTAACGACAGCGCCAATGTAGAGCTGCCTCATTTTAATAAATTGGCCGCAAAGTTTGGTATGCATTTTAACAACGATATGCAAAACCATGTGGTTGATGATATGCACTTTGAGGATGGCGCGGTAGTTACTACCGGCAATGCCGTATTTGCATCGGCACAAAAGATTTTTATGAAGGATGTTTGCTCAATTACCTTAAGCGGCAATGCAAAAACTGCTTTGGTTAATAAGGCAGGCGCAACCATCATCGCGATAGCAAAATATGGCAAAGGCATGGTAATGGCCATTGGCGACCCATGGTTATATAACGAATATACCAACGGGCGCTTGCCTGCTACATTTGAAAATGATAAGGCTGCTAACGATATTGCGGCATATTTAATTAAACAGGCTAAATAA
- a CDS encoding DUF1211 domain-containing protein produces MGKGRIEAFSDGVIAIIITIMVLELKVPHDASLEALQHLLPVFVSYVLSFVYVGIYWNNHHHMFHAAKSINGAVMWANMHLLFWLSLVPFVTAWMGENHFAQWPVVCYGIVLIMNAIAYTILAKQLIRHHGENSLLAHAFGNDNKGMVSIGIYGTAIVVSFIHAWIGFALYIVVACIWFIPDRRIERKMIKDEPDYHG; encoded by the coding sequence ATGGGTAAAGGACGTATAGAAGCATTTAGCGACGGGGTAATAGCTATCATCATCACCATAATGGTACTAGAGTTAAAGGTACCACATGATGCCAGTTTGGAAGCCTTGCAGCACCTGCTGCCTGTATTTGTAAGCTATGTGCTCAGTTTTGTTTATGTAGGTATCTACTGGAACAATCACCACCACATGTTTCACGCGGCAAAGTCTATTAACGGTGCCGTAATGTGGGCCAATATGCATTTGCTTTTCTGGCTCTCGCTGGTGCCTTTTGTAACCGCTTGGATGGGCGAGAACCATTTTGCACAATGGCCCGTTGTATGCTATGGCATAGTGCTTATTATGAATGCCATAGCCTATACAATATTAGCTAAACAGCTCATACGCCACCACGGCGAAAATTCTTTGCTGGCACATGCCTTTGGGAACGATAATAAAGGAATGGTATCAATAGGTATATATGGTACAGCAATAGTTGTTTCTTTTATACACGCTTGGATAGGCTTTGCACTATACATTGTAGTAGCTTGTATATGGTTTATACCCGATAGGCGTATCGAGCGTAAAATGATAAAGGACGAGCCGGATTATCATGGATAG
- a CDS encoding cupin domain-containing protein, which translates to MEIIRNGSQPSGKGPAEYFTGTVRIDPLVNPPEPSRVAMALVTFEPGARTAWHTHPFGQTLIVTVGAGWVQREGDARQDIKQGDVVYFAPNEKHWHGATATTAMSHIAIQEKLNGSPVDWMEHVTDEQYNG; encoded by the coding sequence ATGGAAATAATACGTAATGGCTCGCAGCCATCGGGCAAAGGCCCCGCCGAATATTTTACCGGAACAGTACGCATAGACCCATTAGTTAACCCGCCCGAACCATCGCGCGTGGCAATGGCGCTGGTTACTTTTGAACCCGGCGCACGCACAGCCTGGCACACCCACCCGTTCGGGCAAACACTGATAGTGACCGTAGGCGCAGGCTGGGTACAGCGCGAAGGTGATGCAAGGCAAGATATTAAACAAGGCGATGTAGTGTATTTTGCACCAAACGAAAAACACTGGCATGGCGCGACCGCCACAACCGCCATGAGCCATATTGCCATACAGGAAAAACTAAACGGTTCGCCGGTTGATTGGATGGAGCATGTAACGGACGAACAGTATAACGGTTAA
- a CDS encoding DUF480 domain-containing protein yields the protein MDTIPVLSDTELRVLGSLMEKSKTTPDYYPMTLNGLTAACNQKTARKPVVDYDENTVMLALDTLKRKGLISTATGGSSRAIKYKHNFGIVFPVVPAEVAVICLLILRGPQTPGEINTNSGRLYEFDDLDEVNTMLEKLAGGDMPYILQLPKRPGQKEVRYRHLLGGTIIEDDSTDEPSRRASTSELEERLSKVEIELAELKEAFDKLMKELT from the coding sequence ATGGATACCATACCCGTTTTATCTGATACCGAACTGCGTGTATTGGGCTCGCTGATGGAAAAAAGCAAAACCACACCCGATTATTACCCTATGACCCTTAACGGCCTCACCGCCGCCTGCAACCAAAAAACCGCGCGCAAGCCGGTGGTAGATTATGATGAGAACACCGTTATGCTGGCGCTGGATACCTTAAAACGCAAAGGGTTAATATCTACCGCTACAGGTGGCAGCAGCCGGGCAATAAAGTATAAGCATAACTTTGGTATCGTATTCCCGGTAGTGCCGGCAGAAGTGGCTGTAATATGCCTGCTGATATTGCGTGGACCACAAACGCCCGGCGAGATCAATACCAACTCGGGCCGATTATATGAGTTTGACGACCTGGATGAAGTGAATACCATGCTGGAAAAACTGGCCGGTGGCGATATGCCTTATATACTGCAATTACCCAAACGCCCGGGGCAAAAAGAGGTGCGTTACCGCCATTTGTTAGGTGGCACCATCATAGAAGATGACAGCACCGACGAACCAAGTCGCCGCGCATCAACATCCGAACTGGAAGAACGCCTAAGCAAAGTGGAAATCGAATTAGCTGAATTGAAAGAAGCTTTTGATAAACTGATGAAGGAGCTGACATAA
- a CDS encoding SDR family oxidoreductase, producing MTISILGCGWYGLALAKSLVVKGNVVKGSTTSTDKLDLLANEGIQPFLIDLSDDSQPNPDFFKADILVIAIPPKSRSGRGAEYVPKLKKVVNAINISSIRKVILISSTGVYADLNQEVTEETEPQPNTPGGEVLLEAEQLFKQQTSFKTTIMRFGGLIGPGRDPGRFFAGKKDIPNGMAPVNLIHLDDCIGITEAVITNDNFGLLLNACSPQHPTKAEFYTKAAERSGLELPAFLPELKEWKLVNSVVVGKLLNYNYKVNN from the coding sequence ATGACAATTAGTATTTTAGGTTGCGGATGGTATGGCTTGGCGCTGGCAAAATCGCTGGTAGTAAAGGGGAATGTGGTCAAAGGTTCGACAACATCTACGGATAAGCTTGATTTACTGGCAAACGAAGGCATTCAACCATTTTTGATAGATCTGTCTGATGATAGCCAACCCAACCCTGATTTTTTTAAAGCGGATATTTTAGTAATTGCCATCCCCCCTAAAAGCAGGTCGGGCCGGGGAGCAGAGTATGTGCCTAAATTGAAGAAAGTTGTAAATGCGATAAATATAAGCAGCATCAGGAAAGTTATCCTTATTAGTTCTACAGGGGTATATGCCGACTTAAACCAGGAAGTAACAGAAGAAACCGAGCCCCAACCTAATACGCCCGGCGGCGAAGTGCTTTTGGAAGCCGAGCAGCTTTTCAAACAGCAAACAAGTTTTAAAACCACCATTATGCGCTTTGGGGGGCTAATTGGCCCCGGTCGCGACCCGGGAAGATTCTTTGCCGGTAAAAAGGATATACCTAATGGCATGGCACCGGTAAACCTTATTCATTTGGATGATTGTATAGGTATAACCGAAGCAGTAATAACAAATGATAATTTTGGATTATTGCTGAATGCGTGCTCGCCACAGCATCCTACAAAAGCTGAGTTTTACACCAAAGCCGCTGAAAGATCAGGACTTGAGCTGCCCGCGTTTTTGCCCGAATTGAAAGAATGGAAACTGGTAAATAGCGTAGTAGTGGGTAAGCTGTTAAATTACAATTACAAGGTAAATAATTAG
- a CDS encoding group III truncated hemoglobin yields the protein MSDQPQILALNDIKLLVDTFYRRIQTDDLLGPIFEQRIQGKWPIHLEKMYRFWQTVLLGDHTYFGSPFPPHAQLPVDHTHFDRWMNLFNQTIDELFTGDKADEAKWRAAKMAEMFQHKIAYIKTHPLNIL from the coding sequence ATGAGCGATCAACCACAAATATTAGCTTTAAATGATATCAAATTGTTGGTTGATACCTTTTACCGGCGCATCCAAACCGACGATTTGCTCGGCCCGATATTTGAACAGCGCATACAAGGTAAATGGCCCATACATCTTGAGAAAATGTATCGTTTTTGGCAAACCGTTTTATTAGGCGATCACACGTACTTCGGCAGCCCCTTTCCGCCGCATGCGCAGTTACCGGTAGACCATACACACTTTGATAGATGGATGAACTTATTTAACCAAACTATCGACGAGCTATTTACCGGAGATAAGGCAGATGAAGCTAAATGGCGGGCAGCTAAAATGGCCGAAATGTTTCAGCATAAAATAGCTTACATTAAAACCCACCCCTTAAATATTTTGTAA